The Arachis hypogaea cultivar Tifrunner chromosome 14, arahy.Tifrunner.gnm2.J5K5, whole genome shotgun sequence genome has a segment encoding these proteins:
- the LOC112740958 gene encoding probable xyloglucan galactosyltransferase GT14, whose product MEKPSIMISRTCCYDHQLRFATLISLLLCTIIVTHFNHSPSLELVFNNNGEQVDPCHGRYVYVHHLPPRFNRYLIDHCDSLTRGTDKPNMCPYMKNMGFGPKLDSSGSKSPELFTNSNWYETNQFSLELIFHHKIKNYKCLTNDSSVASAIFVPFYAGLDVSRFLWVSNLTVRDASGRDLVSWLSCQKEWKRMWGRDHFVISGRISWDFRRQHNTLSDWGSNFRFLPESMNMSMLAVEGSSWNNDYAVPYPTSFHPLKESEIVEWQRKIRNRERPHLFTFTGAPRPEIEDSIRGKVIQHCRSSRACKFIDCSYGIGKEKCEDPVNVIMEFGDSVFCLQPPGDSYTRRSIFDSMVAGCVPVFFHPGTAYSQYRWNLPQNRTKYSVYIPVRDVKEWNEKNISVEKVLMAIPEDEVVALREEVIKLIPSIIYADPRSNIEDAFDLAVKGILERIERVREAIRNGRDPSVGFADEDHYKYTFSDHNHS is encoded by the coding sequence ATGGAAAAGCCATCAATAATGATCTCAAGAACCTGCTGCTACGATCACCAACTCCGCTTTGCAACCCTCATCTCTCTCCTCTTATGTACCATAATCGTAACACACTTCAATCATTCTCCTTCACTTGAACTAGTATTCAACAACAATGGAGAACAAGTAGATCCATGCCATGGCAGGTACGTTTACGTTCACCACCTTCCCCCTCGCTTCAACCGCTACTTGATTGACCACTGCGATTCTCTAACCAGAGGAACCGATAAGCCCAACATGTGTCCGTACATGAAAAACATGGGCTTCGGCCCAAAACTCGATTCTTCCGGTTCCAAATCGCCAGAGCTTTTCACGAACAGCAATTGGTATGAAACAAACCAATTCTCATTAGAGCTCATCTTTCATCACAAGATAAAAAATTACAAGTGTTTGACGAACGACTCGTCGGTAGCTTCGGCGATTTTCGTTCCGTTCTACGCCGGCCTCGACGTCAGTAGATTCCTTTGGGTCTCTAATCTGACGGTCAGGGATGCTTCTGGAAGAGACCTTGTTAGCTGGCTTTCGTGTCAAAAGGAGTGGAAAAGAATGTGGGGAAGGGACCATTTCGTAATTTCCGGGAGGATTTCTTGGGACTTCAGAAGACAACATAATACTTTGTCGGATTGGGGAAGCAACTTTAGATTCTTACCGGAATCCATGAACATGTCAATGCTGGCCGTGGAGGGAAGCTCATGGAACAATGATTACGCTGTTCCATATCCAACCTCGTTCCATCCATTGAAAGAAAGCGAAATTGTTGAGTGGCAGAGGAAGATCAGGAACAGAGAGAGGCCTCACTTGTTCACCTTCACCGGCGCCCCTAGGCCTGAAATCGAGGATTCCATTAGAGGAAAAGTGATACAACATTGTAGAAGCTCGCGTGCTTGCAAATTCATTGATTGCAGCTATGGCATTGGTAAAGAAAAATGTGAGGATCCTGTTAACGTTATAATGGAGTTTGGGGATTCAGTGTTCTGTTTACAGCCTCCGGGTGATTCTTACACAAGAAGGTCGATTTTCGATTCAATGGTGGCTGGTTGTGTTCCGGTTTTCTTCCACCCTGGCACGGCTTATTCGCAGTACCGATGGAATTTACCGCAGAATCGAACCAAGTATTCAGTTTATATACCTGTGAGGGATGTGAAAGAATGGAATGAGAAAAATATTAGTGTGGAGAAGGTGTTAATGGCGATTCCAGAGGATGAGGTAGTTGCATTGAGAGAGGAGGTTATTAAACTGATTCCAAGTATAATTTATGCAGATCCAAGGTCTAACATTGAAGATGCATTTGATTTGGCAGTTAAAGGGATTCTTGAAAGGATAGAGAGAGTGAGGGAAGCAATTAGGAATGGGAGAGATCCTAGCGTTGGTTTTGCTGATGAAGATCATTACAAGTACACATTTTCTGATCATAATCATAGCTAA
- the LOC112740959 gene encoding histidine--tRNA ligase, cytoplasmic — translation MAELCTVTLGGKGSSFSSSTISAVAASLAHVRIDTSALDRLSASSSSATPSLKHTIAIPSFLSLSETRAFLLVLLNKLLLTSSSSIRADLLFLISESLNSNPNTFRFENLQVTEDELLVLNNASSALLGVSAILDHQSAALTSFSDVAAALSCEASKADVTAFNLMDSGDGHTSKEEVGVASDMRVLLNGSKLVGKEKIGSVAKVPKIHGTLREQVKLVHLKMRVELNSGFKLAEIQAGSDGTEQSVSTVLLSLAAALRELGECSFLRAKNNLLSISSDDLKSSIGEMFGKECPTDASLGSGFNAALGLVFEKDYVRFAHEVNVLLGSVWKIVAWELVTAFAVLEGTELNEKFQGVQGNAENSKADKKKKKVILGKGTSLILPLIKDALQSKREAAVQKSGLETMVGNFLLFLDSAEPEFNGFLLKVKDIVESNESRRLPKIPKGTRDFAKEQMTIRKKAFSIIEQVFERHGATALDTPVFELRETLMGKYGEDSKLIYDLADQGGELCSLRYDLTVPFARFMAMNGLTSLKRYQIAKVYRRDNPSKGRYREFYQCDFDIAGPSEKMAPDFEVVRVLTELLDELDVGEYEIKLNHRKLLDGMMQICGVPPEKFRTICSSIDKLDKQSFEQIRKEMVEEKGLTAETADRIETYVKERGSPLALLSKLKQEGSAFLEDAGSADALNDLEVLFKALDKSKCIDKVVFDLSLARGLDYYTGVIYEAVFKGGAQVGSIAAGGRYDNLIGMFGSKQVPAVGVSLGIERVFAIMEQQQKDQNQVPRPNKTEVLVSILGNDLTLAAELAGELWDAGVKAEFLVNKRRQKHFDFAKESRIPWMVIVGEQEIKEGVVQLKNLEASNDVTIPRDQFAEQVRSRLNP, via the exons ATGGCTGAGCTCTGTACCGTTACACTCGGCGGCAAgggctcctccttctcctcctccaccATCTCCGCCGTCGCCGCCAGCCTCGCCCATGTCCGCATCGACACATCCGCCCTCGACAGGCTCTCCGCCTCATCGTCCTCCGCAACGCCGTCGTTGAAGCACACCATCGCAATCCCTAGCTTCCTCTCCCTCTCGGAAACCAGAGCCTTCCTCCTCGTACTTCTCAACAAGCTCCTCCTCACTTCGTCCTCTTCCATTCGCGCCGACCTTCTTTTTCTCATTTCCGAATCCCTCAATTCCAACCCCAACACCTTCCGATTCGAAAACCTCCAAGTCACAGAAGACGAGTTGCTCGTTCTCAACAACGCTTCTTCGGCATTGCTTGGAGTTTCAGCTATTTTGGACCACCAATCCGCCGCATTGACGTCCTTCTCCGATGTCGCCGCTGCACTGTCCTGTGAGGCCTCGAAAGCCGACGTGACCGCCTTCAATTTGATGGATTCCGGTGATGGTCATACCTCCAAGGAGGAAGTCGGAGTCGCCAGTGATATGAGGGTTCTGCTTAACGGATCCAAGCTGGTGGGAAAGGAGAAGATTGGATCGGTTGCCAAGGTTCCAAAGATTCATGGAACTTTGAGGGAGCAGGTTAAATTGGTGCATTTGAAGATGCGAGTTGAGTTGAATTCGGGTTTTAAATTGGCTGAAATTCAGGCTGGTAGTGATGGAACTGAGCAATCTGTCTCCACTGTGCTATTGTCATTGGCAGCGGCATTGAGGGAACTTGGTGAGTGTAGTTTTCTGCGTGCTAAGAATAATTTGTTGTCAATAAGCAGTGATGATTTGAAATCGAGCATAGGCGAGATGTTTGGAAAGGAATGCCCCACTGATGCTAGCTTAGGCAGTGGTTTTAATGCGGCTTTGGGCTTGGTTTTCGAAAAGGACTACGTTAGATTTGCACACGAAGTCAACGTGCTTTTGGGGTCTGTTTGGAAGATTGTGGCGTGGGAACTTGTGACTGCCTTTGCTGTACTTGAAGGTACGGAGCTGAATGAAAAGTTTCAAGGGGTTCAGGGCAATGCAGAGAATTCAAAAGcagacaagaagaagaagaaggttatTTTGGGCAAAGGAACTAGTTTGATTTTGCCATTGATTAAGGACGCGTTGCAGAGTAAAAGAGAAGCTGCTGTTCAAAAATCAGGGTTAGAGACGATGGTGGGAAACTTTCTATTGTTTTTGGATTCAGCTGAACCTGAGTTTAATGGATTTTTATTGAAGGTAAAGGATATTGTGGAAAGCAATGAAAGTAGAAGATTGCCAAAGATTCCAAAG GGAACTCGTGATTTCGCCAAAGAACAAATGACAATTAGAAAGAAGGCATTTTCAATAATAGAACAAGTTTTTGAGAGACATGGTGCCACAGCTTTGGATACCCCTGTTTTTGAGTTGCGAGAAACTCTAATGGGGAAGTATGGAGAAGATTCAAAGTTGATTTATGATCTTGCTGATCAG GGTGGGGAACTTTGTTCGTTGAGGTATGACTTGACAGTTCCATTTGCTAGGTTTATGGCCATGAATGGTCTGACATCTTTAAAAAGATATCAAATAGCTAAGGTCTACAGAAGAGACAATCCATCAAAGGGAAGATACCGTGAATTTTACCAATGTGACTTTGATATTGCTGGACCCTCTGAAAAAATGGCTCCAGACTTTGAGGTTGTTAGAGTTTTGACTGAATTGCTTGATGAGCTTGACGTTGGGGAATATGAG ATAAAGTTGAATCATAGGAAGTTACTGGATGGCATGATGCAAATTTGTGGAGTCCCGCCTGAGAAGTTTAGGACTATATGCTCAAGCATTGACAAGTTAGACAAACAGTCTTTTGAACAGATAAGAAAAGAAATG GTGGAAGAGAAAGGATTAACTGCTGAGACTGCAGATAGAATTGAAACTTATGTGAAAGAAAGAGGATCACCTTTAGCGTTATTATCTAAACTTAAACAAGAGGGCAGTGCTTTCTTAGAAGATGCTGGATCTGCTGATGCATTGAATGACCTGGAAGTTTTATTTAAAGCTCTGGATAAATCAAAATGCATTGATAAAGTGGTTTTTGACTTAAGTCTTGCTAGGGGCTTGGATTATTATACTGGAGTTATATACGAAGCTGTTTTTAAAGGGGGTGCTCAG GTTGGTTCAATTGCTGCTGGTGGTCGATATGATAACTTGATAGGAATGTTTGGCTCAAAGCAAGTTCCAGCAGTTGGTGTAAGTCTTGGAATTGAGAGAGTATTTGCGATAATGGAGCAACAGCAGAAGGATCAGAACCAG GTGCCGCGGCCAAACAAGACAGAAGTGTTAGTGAGCATATTAGGGAATGACCTGACGCTAGCTGCAGAGCTGGCAGGTGAATTGTGGGATGCTGGTGTGAAAGCAGAGTTCTTGGTGAATAAAAGAAGACAGAAGCACTTTGACTTTGCCAAAGAATCAAGGATTCCATGGATGGTGATTGTTGGTGAGCAAGAAATAAAGGAAGGTGTTGTGCAATTGAAAAACTTGGAGGCTAGTAATGATGTAACCATTCCTAGAGATCAATTTGCAGAGCAAGTTCGAAGTCGGTTAAACCCATGA